Within Populus trichocarpa isolate Nisqually-1 chromosome 6, P.trichocarpa_v4.1, whole genome shotgun sequence, the genomic segment GTATCTTGAAATGGGTctcaacataattattttaattggatAGACATGTTTTGTATTACTTTTATGTTGTAATTTGGGACATGATTAACGATCATATTGAATTTCAACCTGCTCTTAAAGCTTATCTCAACCCTCTTAATATCTGGGGTTTCTTAGTCACTGATAGCACGTTAATACTGAATTATCTTTGCAATAtatcctgttttttcttttcttttcaattccgTGTTCTGGATCAGGAATATTTCAAGTTTGTCATTAATTTATGATCTTTGAATAGGGAGAGTTTGTGTTGGTGTATTGATGTCGCTGGCTACCTATTTGACTTAAGTGTTGGTTTTGCGAAGGACTATCTATCTGTTATAGAGTGATACTCCAACTTTCCTTGTTGATCCTTCTTAGGTTGGGAGATCCACAGAAATAACTGAGGATAATCCAGAGGGACAGCACCAGAGGCACCGAGAGCTCAGCTTAGAGATACAATCAAACAGTCTAGAGGATGCAAGATTTGATTTTGTGACAATTCAAACGCCCCCAATACCAAGTTCCACCCCCAAAAGAGTAATTTTTTCACCAATGCCGAGCCCTAGTTTTGCCCAAATGAATGAGCCCCCTGATCCCTTGTcatcaaaaatcaaatcaaacataagaAGTTTACTTCCAAAGTTAAGTTTTAAATATCGGAATAGTACTTTGGATATTGAGAAGGCTGCCGCCATGCTTGCACAGGGAGGTTCATCAGAAACAACAAAGCAGAAGCCATTCATTTCCAGGACATTGTCTCTCACAAAGCTTTTTACACTCCGGACAACGAGAACATCATCCTTACCCGTTACCCCTATTGCTCACTCAAATCCGGAGTCTATGCATGGAGGAAGTATGATTAATCCACCTAGTTCTGTTGTAAGTATTAACCTCTTCTGAACTTGAAATATCATATTTTGTTCAGGATTTAAGTTAATCATTTTTACCTCTGGTAGCGCTTTATGAGCAACATGTATGGAAATCTTGAAGGAATCGCTTCATCTATTGTTTTCATATCATGATCAATCTATGGATAGTTGCAAAAATCACAACATCGCAACCAGCCACATACCATCAGAATGCATGCAGCATGCATTATCCTTCTGGTGATGAAAATCTTTCGTTTATATTTATTGACTAGTCATTACTTATCCCTACTTGTTGCTACAAGGTTGCCAATTCAATCACTGACTTTAATGGCCTTAAATCTTCTTGTAAGctgaaaaaatttattcattcaAAATTGTCACAAGGGAATAGGGATGTGTGTGTATTTTGAAGGGTTATTTGCCTTCTTCTCTGAGTATTTTGAGCTGAACATCTCTGCTTTTATAGCCATCCTGAATAGTTAGAAAGGTGTTATCACAATACAACCATTCAAATTTATGCTGGGGTGTTACATGTGGCCAATTCCACTTAGCTCTTTATAGTTTGTTTGTGCACTGAATGCATTTTACTGGCAGATAGATAAATTCTTGCATACCTACTTTCATCAATCAAATGTAGTTTGGTGGTGATTCATATTGGTTTTTGCAAGTAAATTAGTCTGTTGAATGATATTGCAATGGTTAACTGGTTTGTTAAGCATCTTTCCCACTTGGTGCATCTCCTAAATCTTTCAGTTAGCCATTTTCCTTTATCCCACACAATTTGGTGCAAGGCAATTTTTCTTCCTGACTCTTGGAGATTTCCTCACTTTACAGAAAAGGCCCATTCATCGATCACACTCTGTCCCTGATTTTAGAAAAGATGGAAGCATAAGGAAGTTGGATTCTTTAGGTGGCCTGTTTCGTGTGGTTCCAAGTACTCCAAGAGTGGCTGAGGAGGCTGTCTCAATAATGACAACATCTAATGCATCACCCAGGAATGATACTGGTATagccattcttttaattgctctaAATTGTTCCCTCTCGCCTCAAAATCAGAAGgctgtaaaaagaaaaaggaggggGGTATTCATGGACACGGAGCCCATACAATTTGTGGATTTTGTGGCTGAAAAAAGGCATGACTggttttagtattttaatcGGGATATCATTGATTGTTTGGGTATTTGAGCTTTCAACTACAATGCTTTCTCTTGTCACGTAACTTGTGATGACCAACCTTTGCCTTATCTTTAGCCTTGTGGTTCAGATGGAAATGATGATGGTGGAGAAGATATTCCCGAAGAAGAAGCTGTTTGCAGAATCTGCTTGATTGTACTGGGGGAAGGTTCTGACACCCTAAAGATGGAATGCAGCTGTAAGGGTGAACTTGCATTGGCGCACCAAGAATGTGCTGTAAAATGGTTTAGTGTTAAAGGTAATAGAACATGTGAGGTGTGCAAGCAGGATGTTTTGAATCTACCAGTTACCCTTCTCCGAGTTCAAAATTCTCAGGCCGTTGGTTCTCAAGGTCAAACTCAGCATTCGGAGGTTCCTCAACACAGGCATCTAAAGCTATTCCCTTTCTGTATTTCATTGGAACTAGATGTTCTTggttttctcattttctttatgtAAAGTAATCTCCGCCTATCTGtataaataacatatattaaCCATAGCTAGGCAATCATATGTCAGATATAACAAAGCCTCTCCATGAATCAGAGCGAGGGCTGAAAGCATTCTGTTTATTATCCTGGTTAAGCAAATAAACTTGAAATGCACAAGTGTAGGACTGTCTAATTTCTTGGACCAGAATTAGGCAATGCTAGGttatcaagaataaatttaaaaacttgattgTGTCCTTGTTGTTCATATGTGTCTTTTTGCTGATGGTGGTGTCACAATTCgttcttgattgatttgaaatattattCTAGCTTTCAGCTGATGTTTGAATTCCACTGTCTCATTTAGAAGATGGTTGCAAATTTTCTCAGGGTTTGGCAGGATGTTCCTGTTCTTGTCATTGTCAGCATGCTTGCctacttttgttttcttgagcAGCTTCTGGTAAGTATAGCAACTCGTTATCCCTGCCCTTCAAGCCTACCACAGCACCTAATATTGTCATTTTACAGGTTGGGAAAATGGGGTCTGGTGCAATTGCCGTTTCTCTTCCCTTTTCCTGCATATTGGGCCTGCTTGCTTCCATGACTTCAACAACAATGGGTAGGCTGACCTTGTATCTGTATTCTGACAAACTTTTTCTTCTAGCAAATTTTGTGATCTCATTGTCTCATTATTTGGAATTTGGGTTTAGTGAGGAGAAGGTATGTCTGGGTCTATGCAACTATTCAGTTTGGATTAGTGGTCCTTCCTGCTCACCTCCTCTATTCATTGGTGAGTGTTTCTTTCACtcattgttttgttatttctgttTTCAGTTCAACTTCAAAGTCAAACTCTTTTACTGGGGAAATGGATTTGGTCTTAAGTTTCTAAATAAGCTCTAGTAAGGGACTTGCTGAAGGATCATAGTACTTGCTTGTGGTTAAACAATGATGAGTCAGGCTTTTGAATTGTTCAATCCCTCGTTCTTAAAGatataatatgatttgtattgaTGGTTTGTTTGTTGCTTCCTCAGCTTCATATACAGGCTGTTCTATGTGTTCTCCTTGCCACATTTACTGGTTTTGGAGCTACGATGTTCGGAAAGTATGTTATAGTTGAGATCATGAGATGGAGGAGAAGATGGATTGATCAGCCAAATGAACAGCGTGGTTCTCAGGATTTGGCACAACCACATCAACAGCCTACAGTGGTTGATGAAACTGTGACAAATCCGAACCATCTACCCAGCTGAAAGTGGAGGTCCAGAAATAATGCATACCATCTAATCTGTTGTACATTTTGATTCATCAGTTACAGTCAATTGTTCAAAAATGGAGGGTTCCGGCTGTATTTTAGTATATACAAGGTCTGtcagcttttttattttgttttatttttgggtaTAAGAAATGGTTGTACAAGGCGGCTTACAACACACCTGGCATGGAACACTGCGTCTTTCATATCCACACAACCTGGAGCGATCCCCACTGACCTATGTCAGGGCCAGAAGTAGGAATAGGATTCGTCTCGTAGTTGTTACGATGTTGTAAGGTGTGAAATACTTCTTGTAAGGAATACAATTCTTTCTTGGCTCTAGTGCAGCTATTTTCTGGCGTCTTTGATTTTGTAGGCTCTGGTTCTCTCTATTTTTACTTGTGAAAATGCTTGACTTCATTGGTTTAGACTTCATGGCGCCAAAGTAGGAACTCCACAGTAAATGAACGAAGGAAAGATAAAAAGGAACAGATCAAATCGCACCTTAATTTAAGAAAACTCGTGTCATTCTCGTACATCAAGCATTAAAATCATCCAAATGTCCTGGGCGAAGAAATTGTGTAACGCAGCAAGTCCTGCAAACAATCAGCTGTAGGAAGACAGTATTctgttactattttttttttcttggaacaGGTGAAACTTTGGCGAAGAGTCAGtactgttataaaaaaatatattaaaaatatatatatatatatatttttcttttattaaaatttatttttaatatcaacatttttaaaaactatcttTCCATACTAGGTTCCCCATAAAAAACTTCGATTTGAGAGTCCACCAGATGGATTGGTAACAAAACAGACAAGGGCAAAATGAGAGAAACAATCACAACAAAACATCTCTTGCTAACATGGTATGGCTCTAGTTCAGCTTGTTAGCCTGAATAAACCATATCGATATAAATACAGCACTAGTCTCCCATAATTCCATGTTCTTCAACATAACTTTTGTGTCAAAACTCAGAGGTAATACGAaccaaaagaataatttttcttccaaatcaAAGGTACATCCAAGAGAAATAAATATCATCTAGCCATAACATGAAGCTTATGACATGTTACTGTGGGAGAGCTTCAGGATACCTGACAAAAATTTTAAGGCAATTGTGAAATTTCATTACCAGCAGAATCAAATGAACTTCTATCACCTCAGAAATGCAAATCTCGAAGGAGTAACTTCCAATTATTTCTGTCAGCAATTAAACATTATATAAGTTATATCCTAGCAACAGCCGTTTTGTACTTACATAGGGGGTTTTCTCCCTCCCGAGCTCTTAGAGCCATAAATGGCATTTTATCTCTCCATATACAAAAGGACCCAGTTGACGGATTCCCCTGCAATCAGATCACATTCATCCAGCTCTACCTCTGAGAAAATCAACCGTAGAATAAGGATCAACAGCCACAACAgcaaattcaaatcaaattcacGAAAATGAGATCCATTTTGCCTAGGAAACTGATGACAATTTGGTCATTGCTTATATGCAGAACTGCCAGTCTTGCTTGACAATAATGGCTTCTCCTTCAAACTGGTACTTAAGATGGTTTCAGAGTTGCCTGACTGGCTTTCTGAGGTTCCAGGTCTCATCCAGATTTTTATATGGCCCTCTCTACATACAGTAAGAACAGATTCCTGTCTAAATACTAAACCAGAAAGAGGTTCTGTGTGAACACGGTGAGCTAATACAGGAGAAAGCTTTGGAACATCACGCATGCTTGGAGCAGGTTGCAGAGTACCAACTGGGATAACACTGTCCCAGTGTGAAGACTGACTTCCAGTACTGAAAGTAGGAGATCCACCAGGAGGGCACCTGCGTAATGGCACTACAATTTCATCCATTTCCAGGTCCCATAGAAGCAACTGTGTGTCCTGTtgacaaaacaaacaaattgcAACATGGTTAGTTATGAAGCCTTTTTTTAAAGCGCACACGTACTACAAGGAATCAAAAAATTGGGGAAAACTGGGAAGTTAATGTTATAAGAGACCATACAGACACCTCAATCCCATCACATCACTCAGTTTTAACTCATACAACATGTTCTTTACTGCTGCAGGCATTGGTTCACTGTGTTCAAATTACTTCAGCCAACTTTTATTACTTAGTGTTTGGAAAATAAACATACAGACAGGTCCAATTCATTGCATATATacaaaaacccaaaactctTACTGCTGATCAATCTTATCAGTTTTAAGCTGAGCTAGCAACTAATATTACACTTCAATTATTCTTTTGACATATAAAACGATGATCACAATAACTCAACTTTTTAATCTGACCAGTCTTCAAACAACTCCCCACATTAACTAGTTTCTATGCACGTGCCTTGCACAtgtaacacaaaaataatacaattaaattcATGCATGTTAATATGTATTTGCAAACTaaaaataaccatataaaagtcatcaaaaattaaaatacatagctctgtttattttcatcttctttttagaaaaaggtaaagccccccccccccaaaacaaaaatttaaggCTCCGTtggtttcataaaaaataacttctgTGGGAAGTATTTTCCtaagaaaaaatagttgttaAGGAAAAGGTAAGAATTAATTAGTGGGAGCCTGGGATTTAATGAAATGTAGTctagtaaaatattttcatcttgaGAACTGTAAGTTGTTTTCCCatgttttatggtttttttttaaaccataaaatatttttcattgaccaaGTCTTCCTAACTTGCTAGTTAAAGTATCTCTTTCTGTagaataaaaaactgaaaaaaccctTCAACCATTATTTTGAATATCCAAGATCttgcaggaaaaagaaaaggccacATAGCACTTACATTGAATAAAAGGATATCATCTTCAAGATAGTTTTCTTTCttaaaccctataaaaaatttacatcaCATTTGAAACCACCAGACTTGGCATCCCCTTGTTGTTTTGGCAACTATGTGTACCACCACCCAGAATCACCACTACCAAATATTAGCCTCTTGtacataaaaaaggaaaaaaaattgagcttcTTCTGAGACTCAACACCAATTCAATTGCTGTCTCCACTATGAGTAAAATGTCATATTGAGATGAGATTAGCATGCATGATGGCACAAAGTTTACATAGGACTTACTAGTTTGTGATGAGGTAGAATACCTAAAGGtggtgaataaaaaacaataaaggcCACAttagttataataataaaataaggtATGTTCATCGCATTAAATGCTTTAACATAGCTTGTGCTTTTATTTATAGCAATCAATatgttttttccataaaaatgaATACTCTCCTAGTTCTACAGTTATGCTGGAGCTAAAACACTAAATATTAAGTATATTGCTTATTTAGAATGATTGCATTTCAAAAGCACCCTCCCAGGGTTCTAAAAACTCAGGCACCTTTGCTTCACTATTAACTTCAACCAAAGTGATACATCATGCGCAGCAcccaaattttcatttttttggatATCACATCCAAATCATATGGCCTTTATCTGCCCTGGAACTTAAAATTGCTTTCAGCTAGCTGTAGAGCAGGTCAACCATGAATTGCAATAAAAATGTTTAGCATACCTGACCAACAGAACCAAACCGGTACACAACATTCTCCCCTGTGCCATCTGAATTTGGTGATGACCAATATGAATCAAAAGCCACTCCGCTCACCTGCCAGCTCCATCAGATAAGAACTGTATAAGATGACCAGAATCATGTAATAGACTATCAACTACCATTATTTGAGAATATTACCCATGAACTGTGTCCTTCACCCCAAGCAACAACTTTCCGATCTTCCATGCTCCAGACTTGAACTAAATCATC encodes:
- the LOC18100205 gene encoding uncharacterized protein LOC18100205, which translates into the protein MGNEEVSPTKEGENFSNPDDPPIPKVGRSTEITEDNPEGQHQRHRELSLEIQSNSLEDARFDFVTIQTPPIPSSTPKRVIFSPMPSPSFAQMNEPPDPLSSKIKSNIRSLLPKLSFKYRNSTLDIEKAAAMLAQGGSSETTKQKPFISRTLSLTKLFTLRTTRTSSLPVTPIAHSNPESMHGGSMINPPSSVKRPIHRSHSVPDFRKDGSIRKLDSLGGLFRVVPSTPRVAEEAVSIMTTSNASPRNDTDGNDDGGEDIPEEEAVCRICLIVLGEGSDTLKMECSCKGELALAHQECAVKWFSVKGNRTCEVCKQDVLNLPVTLLRVQNSQAVGSQGQTQHSEVPQHRVWQDVPVLVIVSMLAYFCFLEQLLVGKMGSGAIAVSLPFSCILGLLASMTSTTMVRRRYVWVYATIQFGLVVLPAHLLYSLLHIQAVLCVLLATFTGFGATMFGKYVIVEIMRWRRRWIDQPNEQRGSQDLAQPHQQPTVVDETVTNPNHLPS